In the Pseudomonas sp. DTU_2021_1001937_2_SI_NGA_ILE_001 genome, one interval contains:
- the ntrC gene encoding nitrogen regulation protein NR(I) — MSRSETVWIVDDDRSIRWVLEKALQQEGMTTQSFDSADGVMSRLARQQPDVIISDIRMPGASGLDLLARIREQHPRLPVIIMTAHSDLDSAVASYQGGAFEYLPKPFDVDEAVSLVKRANQHAQEQQGLDTPPAMARTPEIIGEAPAMQEVFRAIGRLSHSNITVLINGESGTGKELVAHALHRHSPRSIAPFIALNMAAIPKDLMESELFGHEKGAFTGAANLRRGRFEQADGGTLFLDEIGDMPADTQTRLLRVLADGEFYRVGGHTPVKVDVRIIAATHQNLEGLVHAGKFREDLFHRLNVIRIHIPRLSDRREDIPTLARHFLSRAAQELAVEPKLLKAETEEYLKHLPWQGNVRQLENTCRWITVMASGREVHISDLPPELLNVPQDAAPVTNWEQALRQWADQALSRGQSSLLDSAVPAFERIMIETALKHTAGRRRDAAVLLGWGRNTLTRKIKELGMKVDGSDEDDGEES; from the coding sequence ATGAGCCGTAGCGAAACTGTCTGGATCGTCGATGACGATCGTTCCATCCGCTGGGTATTGGAGAAGGCCTTGCAACAGGAAGGCATGACCACCCAGAGTTTCGACAGCGCCGATGGCGTGATGAGCCGCCTGGCGCGGCAACAGCCGGACGTGATCATTTCCGACATCCGCATGCCCGGCGCCAGCGGCCTGGACCTGCTGGCACGCATTCGCGAGCAGCACCCGCGCCTGCCGGTCATCATCATGACCGCGCATTCGGACCTCGACAGCGCCGTGGCCTCCTACCAGGGCGGCGCCTTCGAATACCTGCCCAAGCCATTCGACGTCGACGAAGCCGTGTCGCTGGTCAAGCGTGCCAACCAGCACGCCCAGGAACAGCAGGGCCTCGACACGCCACCGGCGATGGCCCGCACCCCGGAGATCATCGGTGAAGCCCCGGCGATGCAGGAGGTGTTCCGCGCCATCGGCCGCCTGAGCCACTCCAACATCACCGTGTTGATCAACGGCGAGTCCGGTACCGGCAAGGAGCTGGTGGCGCATGCCCTGCATCGCCACAGCCCGCGCTCGATCGCCCCCTTCATTGCCCTGAACATGGCGGCGATTCCCAAGGACCTCATGGAGTCCGAGCTGTTCGGCCATGAGAAAGGCGCCTTTACCGGCGCGGCCAACCTGCGGCGCGGGCGCTTCGAGCAGGCTGACGGCGGCACGCTGTTCCTCGACGAAATCGGTGACATGCCTGCCGACACCCAGACCCGCCTGCTGCGCGTACTGGCCGACGGCGAGTTCTACCGCGTGGGTGGCCATACCCCGGTCAAGGTCGACGTGCGCATCATCGCCGCCACGCACCAGAACCTCGAAGGCCTGGTCCACGCCGGCAAGTTCCGTGAAGACCTGTTCCACCGCCTGAACGTCATCCGCATCCACATCCCGCGGCTGTCCGACCGTCGCGAGGACATTCCGACCCTGGCCCGTCACTTCCTCAGCCGCGCCGCCCAGGAACTGGCCGTGGAGCCCAAGCTGCTCAAGGCCGAGACCGAGGAGTACCTCAAGCACCTGCCCTGGCAGGGCAACGTGCGGCAACTGGAGAACACCTGCCGCTGGATCACCGTCATGGCCTCGGGCCGCGAGGTGCACATCAGCGACCTGCCGCCGGAACTGCTCAACGTGCCGCAGGACGCCGCGCCGGTCACCAACTGGGAACAGGCGCTGCGCCAGTGGGCCGACCAGGCGCTGTCGCGCGGCCAGTCCAGCCTGCTGGACAGCGCCGTGCCGGCCTTCGAGCGGATCATGATCGAGACGGCCCTCAAGCACACCGCCGGTCGCCGTCGCGATGCCGCCGTGTTGCTCGGCTGGGGCCGCAATACCCTGACCCGCAAGATCAAGGAACTGGGCATGAAGGTCGACGGCAGCGACGAGGACGACGGCGAAGAGAGCTGA
- the glnL gene encoding nitrogen regulation protein NR(II), producing the protein MTISDALHRLLLDNLTTATILLNADLRLEYMNPAAEMLLAISGQRSHGQFISELFTESAEALSSLRQAVEQAHPFTKREAMLTALAGQTLTVDYAVTPILSKGETLLLLEIHPRDRLLRITKEEAQLSKQETTKMLVRGLAHEIKNPLGGIRGAAQLLARELPEESLKDYTNVIIEEADRLRNLVDRMLGSNKLPSLAMTNVHEVLERVSNLVEAESQGRIILVRDYDPSIPDVLIDREQMIQAVLNIVRNAMQAINTQNELRLGRITLRSRAIRQFTIGHVRHRLVAKVEIIDNGPGIPPELQDTIFYPMVSGRPDGTGLGLAITQNIISQHQGLIECESHPGHTAFSIFLPLEQGAAST; encoded by the coding sequence ATGACTATCAGCGATGCGCTGCACCGGTTGTTACTCGACAACCTGACCACTGCGACGATTCTGCTCAATGCCGACCTGCGCCTGGAGTACATGAACCCCGCCGCGGAAATGCTCCTGGCCATCAGCGGCCAGCGCAGCCACGGACAGTTCATCAGCGAGCTGTTCACCGAGTCTGCCGAAGCGCTCAGTTCGCTGCGCCAGGCCGTGGAGCAGGCCCACCCGTTCACCAAGCGCGAGGCCATGCTCACCGCGCTGGCCGGCCAGACCCTGACCGTCGACTACGCCGTCACGCCGATCCTCAGCAAGGGCGAGACCCTGCTGCTGCTGGAGATCCACCCGCGTGACCGGCTGCTGCGCATCACCAAGGAAGAAGCGCAGCTGTCCAAGCAGGAAACCACCAAGATGCTGGTGCGCGGCCTGGCCCACGAAATCAAGAACCCCCTGGGCGGTATCCGTGGCGCGGCGCAACTGCTGGCCCGCGAGCTGCCCGAGGAAAGCCTCAAGGACTACACCAACGTCATCATCGAAGAGGCCGACCGCCTGCGAAACCTGGTCGACCGCATGCTCGGCTCCAACAAACTGCCATCGCTGGCCATGACCAACGTCCACGAGGTACTGGAGCGGGTCAGCAACCTGGTAGAAGCCGAAAGCCAGGGACGCATCATCCTGGTGCGCGACTACGACCCGAGCATCCCCGACGTGCTCATCGACCGCGAGCAGATGATCCAGGCGGTGCTCAACATCGTGCGCAACGCCATGCAGGCGATCAACACGCAGAACGAACTGCGCCTGGGGCGTATCACCCTGCGCAGCCGGGCCATTCGCCAGTTCACCATTGGCCACGTGCGGCATCGCCTGGTGGCCAAGGTGGAAATCATCGACAACGGTCCGGGTATCCCGCCCGAACTGCAGGACACCATTTTCTATCCGATGGTCAGCGGCCGCCCCGACGGTACCGGGCTGGGCCTGGCCATTACCCAGAACATCATCAGCCAGCACCAGGGCCTGATCGAGTGTGAAAGCCATCCCGGCCACACGGCCTTCTCGATCTTCCTGCCGCTGGAACAAGGAGCCGCCTCGACATGA
- a CDS encoding DUF4124 domain-containing protein, translating to MPSLRALLSCLLLAALPAVATPIYTYIDAEGNRVFTDQPRKNAKRLDVTPTNNMSSTPRTRDVKIGPAQPVKKPMFHYQLLRILVPEPDSTVRSGEGKVIVTVSSDPALQDGHRYLLLLDGQPVGAPGRSPVFALDNLDRGTHQISVEIYDELGRLLEKTPNQPFHLQRISLNQKRLANPCKAEEYGVRPECPLKDKPEEKRSWVPFL from the coding sequence ATGCCCAGCCTGCGCGCCCTGTTGTCGTGCCTGCTGCTGGCGGCGCTGCCGGCCGTGGCCACACCGATCTACACCTACATCGATGCCGAGGGCAATCGGGTCTTCACCGACCAGCCGCGCAAGAACGCCAAGCGCCTGGACGTGACCCCCACAAACAACATGAGCAGCACGCCGCGCACCCGGGACGTCAAGATCGGCCCTGCACAACCGGTTAAAAAGCCCATGTTCCATTACCAGTTGCTGCGCATCCTGGTGCCGGAGCCGGACAGCACGGTACGCAGCGGCGAAGGCAAGGTGATCGTCACGGTCAGCAGCGACCCTGCCCTGCAGGACGGCCATCGCTACCTTCTGCTGCTCGATGGCCAGCCAGTGGGCGCGCCAGGGCGCAGCCCGGTGTTCGCCTTGGACAACCTCGATCGCGGCACGCACCAGATTTCCGTGGAGATCTACGACGAACTGGGCCGCCTGCTGGAAAAGACCCCCAACCAGCCTTTCCACCTGCAACGCATCTCGCTGAACCAGAAACGCCTGGCCAACCCCTGCAAGGCCGAAGAGTACGGTGTGCGTCCCGAGTGCCCGCTCAAGGACAAACCGGAAGAAAAGCGCAGCTGGGTGCCGTTCCTCTAA
- a CDS encoding amidase family protein — MDPRLAPGGCRHLPPCLPPRASLRQRDRVVDYELAEMAVLLRTGELSAEQLAIAYLARLYEFEDRLRACGADQGYCLTLHIDAQQALTRARLADQWLNNPDDPRGPAPVLCGIVLGIRESLAVPARRNSPWRLADSSLATRLLDQGAVLLGPLRDPTHAEGNAAGLSAISPVARLCAAALGETADEAFMIPTAAHGASGIKPSLGLAMGWDVPGSIARSVRDAALVLEAITGSPASTAPVRWPVSARDQARPLTAVRIGVPCPTDTLGALFTEQILQRLYAQLAELGAQLVELAAHPQSWDAVLAEQALDFILLLPQGGRLPNLPGWPMVTFPVGLSADAGALNAAFCGPHLSDAALVQAALDFQAHYPQYHDSAPLLRLASAASAITAPRMAWPTG, encoded by the coding sequence ATGGACCCACGCCTTGCGCCCGGTGGCTGCCGCCACCTGCCTCCCTGCCTGCCGCCACGTGCCTCCCTGCGCCAGCGTGATCGCGTGGTGGACTACGAGCTGGCCGAAATGGCCGTGCTGCTGCGCACCGGTGAGCTGAGTGCCGAACAGCTGGCCATCGCCTATCTGGCGCGCCTCTACGAATTCGAAGACCGCCTGCGCGCCTGTGGTGCCGACCAGGGCTATTGCCTGACCCTGCACATCGACGCCCAGCAGGCGCTGACCCGCGCGCGGCTGGCCGATCAATGGCTGAACAATCCCGATGACCCACGCGGCCCGGCCCCGGTGCTGTGCGGCATCGTGCTGGGCATCCGCGAATCGCTGGCGGTACCGGCACGGCGCAACAGTCCCTGGCGCCTGGCCGACTCGTCTCTGGCTACACGCCTGCTGGACCAGGGTGCGGTACTGCTGGGTCCGCTGCGTGACCCGACCCACGCCGAAGGCAATGCTGCCGGCCTGAGCGCCATTTCGCCTGTCGCACGGCTGTGCGCAGCGGCACTGGGCGAAACCGCTGACGAGGCGTTCATGATTCCCACCGCCGCGCATGGCGCCAGCGGCATCAAGCCCTCGCTGGGGCTGGCGATGGGCTGGGACGTGCCGGGCAGCATCGCCCGCTCGGTGCGCGACGCCGCCCTGGTGCTGGAAGCCATCACCGGCAGCCCGGCCAGTACCGCGCCGGTGCGCTGGCCGGTGAGCGCCCGCGACCAGGCCCGCCCACTCACAGCCGTAAGGATCGGTGTGCCCTGCCCGACCGATACGCTCGGCGCGCTGTTCACCGAGCAGATCCTGCAACGCCTGTACGCCCAGTTGGCCGAACTGGGCGCACAACTGGTCGAGCTTGCCGCCCATCCGCAAAGCTGGGACGCGGTGCTGGCGGAACAGGCGCTGGACTTCATCCTGCTGCTGCCCCAGGGCGGCCGGCTGCCGAACCTGCCGGGCTGGCCGATGGTCACGTTCCCGGTGGGCCTGAGCGCCGACGCGGGGGCGCTGAACGCGGCGTTCTGCGGGCCGCACCTGAGCGATGCGGCGCTGGTGCAGGCCGCCCTGGATTTCCAGGCGCACTACCCGCAATACCATGACAGCGCGCCCTTGCTGCGCCTGGCCAGCGCCGCTTCGGCAATCACTGCGCCAAGGATGGCCTGGCCCACAGGTTGA
- a CDS encoding DUF4124 domain-containing protein, whose protein sequence is MRRRLACLSLLICLPAMAQIYKYTDANGNTAYSNQPPDGTRAESVELKPLNSIPTPPAPAASSPSAAAQPAPPAAAETFTYQELALTGLPEEGAIRANDGTFSIGVKIVPKLQPGHRLQLLVDGTPYGQPTNVPQLQVVNLDRGEHRFAVLVHDVRRVIQQSPTVTLTVLRAAAGRP, encoded by the coding sequence ATGCGCCGTCGCCTTGCCTGCCTGTCGTTGCTGATCTGCCTGCCCGCCATGGCGCAGATCTACAAGTACACCGACGCCAACGGCAACACCGCCTACAGTAACCAGCCCCCCGACGGCACACGTGCAGAGTCGGTGGAGCTTAAACCGCTCAACAGCATCCCCACGCCACCTGCCCCGGCCGCTTCATCGCCATCAGCTGCCGCGCAGCCCGCGCCGCCAGCAGCGGCCGAAACCTTCACCTATCAGGAGCTGGCCCTGACCGGCCTGCCCGAAGAGGGCGCCATCCGTGCCAATGACGGCACCTTCAGCATCGGCGTGAAGATCGTGCCCAAGCTGCAGCCCGGCCATCGCCTGCAATTGCTGGTAGACGGCACCCCCTACGGCCAGCCCACCAATGTGCCGCAATTGCAGGTGGTGAATCTCGACCGCGGCGAGCACCGCTTCGCGGTGCTGGTGCATGATGTGCGCCGGGTCATCCAGCAGAGCCCGACCGTGACCCTGACCGTATTGCGCGCCGCCGCAGGAAGGCCTTGA